A portion of the Acidobacteriota bacterium genome contains these proteins:
- a CDS encoding valine--tRNA ligase, whose translation MSSKFTLSKTYEPAEIEKSVNGMWRASGAFHAVPDDRPRDRRYVIMMPLPNVTGALHMGHAMDNSMQDVLIRWHRMQGDNTLWMPGTDHAGIATQAVVEKRLKELEGLTRHDVGREGLVERIWAWKDQYQARILEQLMRIGCSCDWDRKRFTMDKVCSRAVRHTFFRMFDDGLIFRGKRLVNWDAFLRTSISDDEVYHETVHGHFWHLRYPVIDPQPGEPDHVEVATTRPETMLGDTAVAVHPEPDVALAAEIETLNQALTAAPARDQAALRGQIEALEERRRTVLPRLLALRDMARAGRKVMLPLVNRPIPLICDEWAKPGLGSGCVKITPAHDPNDYDVWMRHRAAIDIVNILNPDGTLNANAGSYQGLDRFIAREQVVHDLEAQGLLGEVEDREIEVGHSDRSKTPIEPYLSDQWFIRMGDVPGGVAMGRGTPKAFTAPGLVQAAMDAVSDGRVRFHPERFVKTYLDWLGEKRDWPISRQLWWGHRIPVWSLRTTLGALAATLAEPGFAAVLSRPDLAAVRAFLPEAERSVRVRAATDAAGLEGAPSAPCLVDVALLEDDPALVAALESLGYRRDEDVLDTWFSSSIWPFSTLGWPDPATADTEGGAPLGAADGRADCLDYYYPGSCLVTARDIITLWVARMVIMGLYNLGDIPFRDVFIHANILDGKGERMSKSKGNGIDPVDIIEEYGTDAMRYILCDMQTGNQDIRLPVTAVCPHCAHHNDLAETRHGRSIFTYLCAGCHEEFDVLGTMPDIPTAKLVSERFVEGRRFCTKLWNTARFALGNLAGARTVPLRLPDLALEDRWILAALNEAVRAVTAGLADYNPSAAVGAARDFMWGLLCDWYLELVKPRLQDPDDPSANTARLVVAHCLDVVLRLLHPMIPYITEAIYQELNEVLPVRGLAGLAPADAAPLIATAPWPQPVPELDNPELLAAFTTVQALTSAIREVRNTQRVAATTALTITLRPPEDRLEALRAEAHVIRHLAGVAELRLDPAAVRPRGAASVVVERIQIFVHDVIDETAERQRLKGELARVEKEITIFSKKLSNESFVARAPAEVVEENRRRLAKYELQKTSILDALARLDG comes from the coding sequence ATGAGCAGCAAGTTCACCCTCTCCAAAACATATGAGCCGGCGGAGATCGAAAAGTCCGTCAACGGCATGTGGCGCGCTTCCGGCGCTTTCCACGCCGTGCCCGACGATCGGCCGCGCGACCGCCGCTACGTCATCATGATGCCGCTGCCCAACGTCACCGGCGCCCTGCACATGGGGCACGCCATGGACAACTCCATGCAGGACGTGCTCATCCGCTGGCACCGGATGCAGGGGGACAACACCCTCTGGATGCCCGGGACCGACCACGCCGGCATCGCCACCCAGGCGGTGGTGGAGAAGCGGCTGAAGGAACTCGAAGGACTCACTCGGCACGACGTGGGCCGCGAGGGCCTGGTGGAGAGGATCTGGGCCTGGAAGGACCAGTACCAGGCGCGGATCCTGGAGCAGCTCATGCGCATCGGCTGCTCCTGTGACTGGGACCGCAAGCGCTTCACCATGGACAAGGTCTGCTCCCGGGCCGTCCGCCACACCTTCTTCCGCATGTTCGACGACGGTCTGATTTTCCGCGGCAAGCGGCTGGTGAACTGGGACGCGTTCCTGCGCACCAGCATCTCCGACGACGAGGTGTACCACGAGACGGTCCATGGCCACTTCTGGCATCTGCGCTACCCGGTGATCGACCCGCAGCCGGGCGAGCCGGACCACGTCGAGGTGGCCACCACCCGCCCCGAGACGATGCTCGGCGACACCGCCGTGGCCGTCCACCCGGAACCCGACGTCGCGCTCGCCGCCGAGATCGAGACGCTGAACCAGGCGCTGACCGCCGCCCCGGCGCGCGATCAGGCCGCCCTGCGCGGGCAGATCGAGGCCCTGGAGGAGCGCCGCCGCACCGTGCTGCCCCGCCTGCTGGCGCTCCGCGACATGGCCCGGGCCGGCCGAAAGGTGATGCTCCCCCTCGTGAACCGGCCTATCCCGCTCATCTGCGACGAGTGGGCCAAGCCGGGCCTCGGCTCCGGCTGCGTCAAGATCACCCCGGCCCACGACCCCAACGACTACGACGTTTGGATGCGCCACCGTGCGGCGATCGACATCGTCAACATTCTTAACCCCGACGGCACCCTCAACGCCAACGCCGGCTCCTATCAGGGGCTGGACCGCTTCATCGCCCGCGAGCAGGTGGTGCACGATCTCGAGGCGCAGGGGCTGCTCGGGGAGGTCGAGGACCGCGAGATCGAGGTCGGCCATAGCGACCGGAGCAAGACGCCCATCGAGCCGTACCTGTCGGACCAGTGGTTCATCCGCATGGGCGACGTCCCCGGCGGCGTGGCCATGGGGCGCGGCACGCCGAAGGCGTTCACCGCCCCCGGCCTGGTGCAGGCGGCCATGGACGCCGTGAGCGACGGCCGGGTCCGTTTCCACCCCGAGCGCTTCGTCAAGACCTACCTGGACTGGCTCGGCGAGAAGCGCGACTGGCCCATCAGCCGGCAGCTCTGGTGGGGGCATCGCATCCCCGTCTGGTCGCTTCGGACCACGCTCGGCGCCCTGGCTGCCACGCTGGCGGAGCCGGGGTTCGCTGCGGTGCTGAGCCGGCCGGATCTGGCCGCGGTGCGGGCGTTTTTGCCCGAAGCGGAGCGATCGGTGCGCGTCCGTGCCGCCACCGACGCGGCCGGGCTGGAAGGTGCGCCGTCCGCGCCCTGTCTCGTGGACGTGGCCCTGCTCGAGGACGATCCGGCGCTCGTCGCCGCCCTCGAGTCGCTCGGCTACCGCCGCGACGAGGATGTGCTCGACACCTGGTTCTCCTCCTCCATCTGGCCCTTCTCGACGCTGGGCTGGCCCGACCCGGCCACCGCCGACACCGAGGGAGGCGCGCCGCTTGGCGCCGCCGACGGCCGGGCCGACTGCCTCGACTACTACTACCCCGGCTCCTGCCTCGTCACCGCCCGCGACATTATCACCCTGTGGGTGGCGCGGATGGTGATCATGGGCCTGTACAACCTGGGCGACATCCCGTTCCGCGATGTGTTCATCCACGCGAACATCCTTGACGGCAAGGGCGAGCGGATGAGCAAGTCGAAGGGGAACGGCATCGACCCCGTGGACATCATCGAGGAGTACGGCACCGACGCCATGCGGTACATCCTCTGCGACATGCAGACGGGCAACCAGGACATCCGGCTCCCCGTCACGGCGGTCTGCCCCCACTGCGCCCACCACAACGACCTGGCCGAGACGCGGCACGGCCGCAGTATCTTCACTTACCTGTGCGCCGGCTGCCACGAGGAGTTCGACGTGCTGGGCACCATGCCCGATATTCCCACGGCCAAGCTGGTGAGCGAGCGCTTTGTCGAGGGGCGGCGCTTCTGCACCAAGCTGTGGAACACCGCCCGGTTCGCCCTGGGCAACCTGGCCGGCGCCCGCACCGTGCCGCTGCGGCTGCCGGACCTCGCCCTGGAGGACCGCTGGATCCTGGCGGCGCTCAACGAGGCGGTGCGCGCCGTCACCGCCGGGCTGGCCGACTACAATCCCAGCGCGGCCGTCGGCGCGGCGCGCGACTTCATGTGGGGGTTGCTCTGCGACTGGTACCTGGAACTCGTCAAGCCGCGCCTGCAGGACCCGGACGACCCATCCGCCAACACCGCCCGGCTGGTGGTGGCTCATTGCCTCGACGTGGTGCTGCGGCTGCTCCATCCGATGATCCCCTACATCACCGAGGCCATCTACCAGGAACTCAACGAAGTGCTCCCGGTGCGGGGACTGGCCGGGTTGGCGCCGGCCGACGCCGCGCCTCTGATCGCGACCGCTCCGTGGCCGCAACCCGTGCCGGAGCTGGACAATCCGGAGCTGCTCGCCGCCTTCACCACGGTGCAGGCGCTCACCTCGGCCATCCGCGAGGTGCGTAACACCCAGCGCGTCGCCGCCACGACGGCGCTCACCATCACCCTGCGCCCGCCCGAGGACCGGCTCGAGGCGCTCCGCGCCGAGGCCCACGTCATCCGACACCTCGCCGGCGTGGCCGAGCTGCGCCTGGACCCGGCGGCGGTGCGGCCGCGCGGCGCGGCCTCGGTGGTGGTGGAACGGATTCAGATCTTCGTCCACGACGTGATTGACGAGACCGCCGAGCGGCAGCGCCTCAAGGGCGAGCTGGCGCGGGTGGAGAAGGAGATCACCATCTTCAGCAAGAAATTGTCCAACGAAAGCTTTGTCGCCCGCGCCCCGGCCGAGGTGGTCGAGGAAAACCGCCGGCGGCTGGCCAAGTACGAGCTCCAGAAAACCTCGATCCTCGATGCGCTGGCCCGGCTGGATGGGTGA
- a CDS encoding radical SAM protein produces the protein MRWPGWMGEAPVYRPPSEAESLILPVTTGCSWNRCAFCEMYADRRYAVTPLDEIDAWLAAAARSGWPVRRVFLADGDPLAVDTDHLLAVLDRIRTRFPVLNRISAYASPRNLRDKSDAELAALAAAGLGLVYAGIESGDDEVLRRVRKGESAASTIAALRRARAAGLRVSVMVINGLGGSTLSAAHAAGSAAVVSAVDPEYVSTLVLGLPPGGRRFRAAFGDGFEPLDAAGLLAELGAFVGAVHCRRAVFRCDHASNFLPLRGILSRDRDRLLAEITAGLAAFRDLPLSQIRPLDQY, from the coding sequence ATGCGCTGGCCCGGCTGGATGGGTGAGGCGCCCGTCTACCGGCCGCCCAGCGAGGCGGAATCGCTCATCCTGCCGGTGACCACCGGCTGCTCCTGGAACCGGTGCGCCTTCTGCGAGATGTACGCCGACCGGCGCTACGCGGTGACGCCGCTCGACGAAATCGACGCCTGGCTGGCCGCCGCCGCCCGGTCCGGCTGGCCGGTGCGCCGCGTCTTCCTCGCCGACGGCGACCCGCTGGCGGTCGACACGGACCACCTCCTGGCCGTTCTGGACCGGATCCGGACGCGCTTCCCGGTTCTGAACCGCATCTCTGCATACGCTTCGCCCCGCAACCTCCGCGACAAGAGCGACGCCGAACTGGCCGCCCTGGCGGCGGCGGGGCTCGGGCTCGTCTACGCCGGCATCGAGTCGGGCGACGACGAGGTGCTGCGGCGGGTGCGCAAAGGGGAAAGCGCGGCGTCCACCATCGCAGCGCTGCGGCGGGCCCGTGCCGCCGGCCTGCGGGTTTCGGTCATGGTCATCAACGGGCTGGGCGGCAGCACCCTGAGCGCCGCCCACGCCGCCGGCTCGGCGGCGGTGGTGAGCGCCGTGGACCCTGAGTATGTCTCCACACTGGTTCTCGGCCTGCCCCCCGGCGGCCGCCGCTTCCGGGCCGCGTTCGGCGACGGCTTCGAACCGCTGGACGCGGCCGGGTTGCTGGCGGAACTCGGCGCCTTCGTCGGGGCGGTGCACTGCCGCCGGGCCGTGTTCCGGTGCGACCACGCCTCGAATTTCCTGCCGCTGCGCGGGATTCTGAGCCGCGACCGCGACCGCCTGCTGGCGGAGATCACCGCCGGCCTGGCCGCCTTCCGCGACCTGCCGTTGTCGCAGATCCGCCCGCTGGACCAGTACTGA
- a CDS encoding AI-2E family transporter, producing MEPNALRPPPDAPPEPSSAPPPGAELRAGRYFLLTLFVLALAAFIWVIKIFLLHVVIAAVFATLFYPLQRRLTAWFRGRRGPAAAASTLVILLALLAPLFFVLNLVVRQGIDVYHTFEPRVRQVLREGDAGLLGEIKRAKILGVVDLSQVNWDEVVADAAKFVGSIAPKVLNRTTRMTFGVVVDLFIVLFTIFYFLRDGEGILDRIQRLLPLSASNKRLLVERFAAISRATVKGTLVVALVQATLGGLTLLAFGYDNWLLWSVVMLVLAALPMVGTGLVLIPAGIIRIVSGDVVSGVAVIAISVGVVSTVDNLLRPRLVGRDVKLHDLMIFFSTIGGIAVFGIMGFIVGPMVAAIFLTLLDIFSLEYFGRPADEPPAP from the coding sequence ATGGAACCCAACGCACTCCGTCCCCCTCCCGATGCGCCGCCTGAACCGTCGTCCGCTCCGCCGCCCGGCGCCGAGCTGCGCGCCGGCCGCTACTTTCTGCTGACGCTGTTCGTGCTCGCCCTGGCGGCCTTCATCTGGGTCATCAAGATCTTTTTGCTCCATGTGGTCATCGCCGCGGTGTTCGCCACTCTCTTCTATCCGCTCCAGAGACGCCTGACCGCCTGGTTCCGCGGCCGGCGGGGGCCGGCGGCCGCGGCCAGCACCCTGGTGATTCTGCTTGCCCTGCTGGCGCCCCTGTTCTTCGTCCTGAACCTGGTCGTCCGGCAAGGCATCGACGTCTACCACACCTTTGAGCCCCGGGTTCGCCAGGTGCTGCGCGAGGGCGACGCCGGCCTGCTGGGCGAGATCAAGCGGGCCAAAATCCTCGGCGTGGTGGACCTGTCGCAGGTGAATTGGGATGAGGTCGTCGCCGACGCGGCGAAATTCGTCGGCTCCATCGCCCCCAAGGTGCTGAACCGGACGACTCGGATGACGTTCGGCGTGGTGGTGGACCTGTTCATCGTGCTCTTCACGATCTTCTATTTCCTGCGGGACGGTGAGGGTATCCTTGACCGGATCCAGCGCCTGCTGCCCCTGAGCGCATCCAACAAGCGGCTGCTGGTGGAACGCTTCGCCGCCATCTCCCGGGCCACCGTGAAGGGGACGCTGGTGGTCGCGCTCGTCCAGGCCACCCTGGGCGGCCTGACCCTGCTGGCGTTCGGTTACGACAACTGGCTGCTCTGGAGCGTGGTGATGCTGGTGCTGGCGGCGCTGCCCATGGTGGGCACGGGGCTGGTGCTGATTCCGGCGGGGATCATCCGGATCGTCAGCGGCGACGTGGTGTCGGGTGTCGCCGTGATCGCCATCAGCGTGGGGGTGGTCTCCACGGTGGACAATCTTCTCCGCCCGCGGCTGGTGGGCCGGGACGTCAAGTTGCACGATTTGATGATTTTTTTCTCCACCATCGGCGGCATCGCCGTGTTCGGGATCATGGGCTTCATCGTCGGCCCCATGGTGGCGGCCATTTTTCTGACGCTCCTCGACATCTTCAGTTTGGAATACTTCGGCCGGCCGGCGGACGAACCGCCCGCACCCTGA
- a CDS encoding S9 family peptidase, with protein sequence MRATRIRLILGLTVAGLALQFAAADPAPLTPRRMWQLARLAAPALSPDGTTAAVAVTRFDLQRDAADTDLWLVPTAGGPGRKVAAAAGAESEPAWSPDGRRLAFVAQRKGDEAPQIYLVERGRDKAKRLTRVPTGVYGIRWFPDSARLAFVSRVWPEPATWAEQGRRLMERKERKVSALTYDTARMRYWDHWIDDRQAHLFQVAITGGEPVALTAGTGLELPYRENGAANYAISPKGDEIAFTADSSPRPDLDSNLDVYLLRLGERSARNLTADNTQSDFNPAFSPDGASVVFGRQLIKGFYGDRTRLMLHDRATGTNRELAPGFDYSCNDWQFAPDGKRLFFVADERGHMPVYAMELPGGAMTRLTAEGSHGALAVGPGGASLVALRQGFSEPPTLVRVDVAAKTSDTISTFNDAVLAEVRWGEVRSVTYAGAGGAPIQMWVVLPPDYQPGQRRPLMMLIHGGPHNAITDMFQWRWNAQVFAGWGYVCAWPNFHGSSGFGNDFTASILGNWADQPYEDVMRATQWLVDQGLADPDRLVAAGASYGGYLAAVVLGRPNPYRALVAHAAVYNLYTQYASDYGAGERADANPHFWVDESVLRHTSPHLAAGSFQTPTLVVHGERDHRVYPGNGLELFQTLQTRGVPSRLIYFPDENHWVLKPNNSLFWYDEVQRWFEKWLPVNSDQ encoded by the coding sequence ATGCGTGCAACACGGATCCGACTGATCCTCGGACTGACTGTCGCCGGTCTGGCGCTGCAGTTCGCGGCGGCCGACCCCGCCCCGCTCACTCCCCGGCGCATGTGGCAGCTGGCGCGACTGGCCGCGCCGGCGCTCTCGCCGGACGGCACGACGGCCGCCGTGGCGGTGACGCGTTTCGATCTCCAGCGGGATGCGGCCGACACCGACCTGTGGCTCGTGCCCACCGCCGGCGGCCCCGGCCGGAAGGTGGCCGCCGCAGCGGGCGCCGAGTCGGAACCGGCCTGGAGCCCCGACGGCCGCCGCCTCGCCTTCGTGGCCCAGCGCAAGGGGGACGAGGCGCCGCAGATCTACCTAGTGGAGCGAGGCAGGGACAAAGCGAAGCGGCTCACCCGCGTACCCACGGGCGTGTACGGCATCCGCTGGTTCCCCGACTCCGCCCGGCTGGCCTTCGTCAGCCGGGTCTGGCCGGAGCCGGCCACCTGGGCGGAACAGGGCCGGCGCCTGATGGAGCGGAAGGAACGCAAGGTCAGTGCCCTCACCTACGACACCGCCCGCATGCGCTACTGGGACCACTGGATCGACGACCGCCAGGCCCACTTGTTCCAGGTGGCGATCACCGGCGGCGAACCGGTGGCGCTGACCGCGGGCACCGGTTTGGAGCTGCCCTACCGGGAAAACGGCGCCGCGAACTACGCCATCTCGCCGAAGGGGGACGAGATCGCCTTCACCGCCGACAGCTCGCCGCGTCCGGACCTGGATTCCAACCTGGACGTGTATCTGCTGCGGCTCGGTGAGCGGAGCGCCCGCAACCTCACCGCCGACAACACCCAGAGCGACTTCAATCCGGCCTTCAGCCCCGACGGCGCGAGCGTCGTCTTCGGCCGGCAGCTCATCAAGGGCTTCTATGGCGACCGCACCCGGCTGATGCTCCACGACCGGGCGACGGGGACCAACCGGGAGCTGGCCCCGGGCTTCGACTATTCGTGCAACGACTGGCAATTCGCCCCCGACGGCAAACGGCTCTTCTTCGTCGCCGACGAGCGCGGCCACATGCCCGTTTACGCCATGGAGCTGCCCGGCGGCGCCATGACCCGGCTGACGGCGGAAGGCTCCCACGGCGCGCTGGCGGTGGGGCCGGGCGGCGCGTCCCTGGTGGCGCTGCGCCAGGGCTTCAGCGAGCCGCCCACGCTGGTGCGCGTGGATGTCGCGGCGAAGACGTCCGACACGATCAGCACATTCAACGATGCGGTCCTGGCGGAGGTGCGCTGGGGCGAGGTGCGCTCCGTGACGTATGCCGGCGCCGGCGGCGCGCCGATCCAGATGTGGGTGGTGCTGCCGCCGGACTATCAACCGGGTCAGCGGCGGCCGCTGATGATGCTCATCCACGGCGGGCCTCACAACGCGATCACCGACATGTTCCAGTGGCGCTGGAACGCCCAGGTGTTCGCCGGCTGGGGCTACGTCTGCGCCTGGCCCAACTTTCACGGCTCCAGCGGATTCGGCAACGACTTCACCGCGTCCATCCTGGGCAACTGGGCTGACCAACCGTACGAGGACGTGATGCGGGCCACCCAGTGGCTGGTGGATCAGGGGCTGGCGGATCCCGACCGGCTGGTGGCGGCCGGCGCCAGTTACGGCGGCTATCTTGCGGCCGTCGTGCTGGGACGGCCGAACCCGTACCGGGCGCTCGTCGCTCACGCGGCGGTTTACAACCTCTACACCCAGTACGCCAGCGATTACGGGGCCGGTGAACGGGCCGACGCCAACCCGCATTTCTGGGTGGACGAATCGGTGCTGCGCCACACCTCGCCCCACCTGGCCGCCGGCAGCTTCCAGACACCGACGCTGGTGGTCCATGGCGAACGGGACCACCGCGTCTACCCGGGCAACGGCCTGGAGCTGTTCCAGACGCTGCAGACACGGGGCGTGCCGTCGCGCCTCATCTACTTCCCCGACGAAAATCACTGGGTGCTCAAGCCCAACAACTCGCTGTTCTGGTACGACGAGGTGCAGCGGTGGTTTGAGAAATGGTTACCAGTGAACAGTGACCAGTGA